From the Oryzias latipes chromosome 22, ASM223467v1 genome, one window contains:
- the thbs1 gene encoding thrombospondin-1 isoform X1, with translation MMLCGIFLLFMLWSSDGARLAESRDDNSVYDLFELARINKRNHGVSLVKGADPYSPAYKILNADLIPQVPDGSFRDLLDSIQAERGFLLLLNLKQYKRSRGTMLSIEKTDGSGPVFEIISNGKANTLDVVYATENQQQVVSIEDADLATGHWKNITLFVQEDRAQLYVGCEEINVSEMDAPIQTVLSREVADIARLRIGKGSARDKFMGVLQNVHFVFGTSLDAILRNKGCQSGATLTDVMRLDNPVNGSSPAIRTDYTGHKSKDLQTVCGFSCEDITSMFKELRGLNVIVKQLSNELEKVSTESQLLKNQINIHRGVCLHNGIVHNDKDEWTVDDCTECTCQNSATVCRKISCPLIPCANATVPDGECCPRCGTPSDYAEDGWSPWSEWTHCSTTCGRGIQQRGRSCDRINSKCEGTSVQTRDCYLQECDKRFKQDGGWSHWSPWSSCSVTCGEGVMTQIRLCNSPTPQMGGTDCQGKGRQTKTCKKSACPINGGWGPWSPWDTCSVTCGGGIQTRKRLCNDPVPKYGGKECIGDAAMPQICNKQECPIDGCLSSPCFPGTKCTSSPDGSFTCGKCPLGYAGDGVICKDIDECKEVPDACHTHNGIHRCENTEPGYNCHPCPARFSGPQPYGRGVEQATANKQVCTPRNPCKDGSHDCHKNSDCIYLGVYSESMFRCECKPGYAGNGRICGEDSDLDGWPNTDLQCVANATYHCKKDNCPNLPNSGQEDHDKDGLGDECDNDDDNDGIPDVRDNCPKVYNPAQYDADRDDVGDQCDNCVFEANTDQTDTDNNGEGDACAIDIDGDGILNENDNCPYVYNVDQRDTDRDGVGDHCDNCPLEHNPDQVDSDSDRVGDKCDNNQDIDEDGHQNNMDNCPYIANANQADHDKDGKGDACDHDDDNDGIPDDKDNCRLAFNPDQLDSDNDGRGDVCKDDFDQDSVLDIHDVCPENFAISETDFRRFQMVPLDPKGTSQIDPNWVVRHQGKELVQTVNCDPGIAVGYDEFSAVDFGGTFFVNTDRDDDYAGFVFGYQSSSRFYTVMWKQITQTYWSHTPTRAQGYSGLSIKVVNSTTGPGEHLRNALWHTGDTPGQVRTLWHDPKNIGWKDFTAYRWHLTHRPKTGLIRVTMYEGKRIMADSGNIYDKTYAGGRLGLYVFSQEMVYFSDLKYECRGKQRLPNCALQMRFVITRAFIIDHVFSVFTFRYIRREEEYSSSNGT, from the exons ATGATGCTGTGTGGCATCTTTCTGTTGTTCATGCTGTGGAGCAGTGATGGAGCGAGGCTGGCAG AAAGTCGGGATGATAACAGCGTCTATGACTTATTTGAGCTGGCTCGGATTAATAAAAGAAACCATGGAGTGAGTTTGGTCAAAGGAGCGGATCCTTACAGCCCCGCATACAAAATCCTGAACGCGGACCTGATCCCCCAAGTCCCCGATGGTTCCTTCAGGGACCTCCTCGACTCCatccaggctgagagaggcttcctcctgctgctcaaCCTGAAGCAGTACAAGCGATCCCGGGGCACGATGCTCAGCATCGAGAAGACCGACGGATCCGGACCCGTTTTCGAGATCATCTCCAACGGAAAGGCCAACACCCTGGATGTGGTGTACGCCACCGAGAACCAGCAACAGGTGGTGTCCATCGAGGACGCGGACCTGGCCACAGGGCATTGGAAGAACATCACGCTGTTCGTGCAGGAGGACAGGGCGCAGCTGTACGTGGGCTGTGAGGAGATCAACGTGTCGGAGATGGACGCGCCAATCCAGACGGTGCTGTCCCGGGAGGTGGCTGACATAGCTCGACTAAGGATCGGAAAGGGGTCAGCAAGAGATAAATTCATG GGAGTGCTCCAGAATGTGCACTTTGTCTTTGGTACCTCTCTGGATGCAATACTGAGAAATAAGGGCTGCCAAAGTGGGG CAACTTTAACCGATGTCATGAGACTGGACAACCCAGTCAATGGCTCTAGCCCTGCCATCAGGACCGACTACACAGGTCACAAATCCAAAG ACTTGCAGACTGTCTGCGGGTTTTCTTGTGAGGACATCACCAGCATGTTCAAGGAGCTCAGGGGACTCAATGTGATTGTCAAACAGCTGTCGAACGAGCTCGAAAAAGTG TCCACAGAAAGCCAGCTCCTGAAAAATCAAATTAACATCCACAGAGGAGTCTGCCTCCATAATGGCATTGTACACAACGACAAAGATGAGTGGACAGTGGACGACTGCACAGAGTGTACCTGTCAG AACTCTGCTACTGTGTGCCGTAAAATCTCCTGCCCTCTGATCCCGTGTGCTAATGCCACCGTGCCTGATGGCGAATGTTGTCCTCGCTGTGGAACAc CGAGTGATTATGCAGAAGATGGCTGGTCCCCCTGGTCTGAATGGACCCATTGCTCCACCACCTGCGGGCGTGGCATCCAACAGCGCGGACGGTCATGTGACCGCATCAACAGCAAGTGTGAGGGTACCTCTGTCCAGACCCGGGACTGCTACCTGCAGGAATGTGACAAGCGCT TCAAACAGGATGGAGGATGGAGCCACTGGTCACCCTGGTCTTCATGCTCTGTGACCTGTGGCGAGGGAGTCATGACCCAAATCCGCCTCTGCAACTCCCCCACACCACAGATGGGAGGAACGGACTGCCAGGGAAAGGGACGTCAGACCAAAACTTGCAAGAAGTCCGCCTGTCCTA TTAATGGAGGTTGGGGACCTTGGTCACCATGGGACACCTGCTCTGTCACCTGTGGAGGAGGAATCCAAACTCGAAAACGCCTCTGCAATGATCCTGTGCCCAAATATGGTGGAAAAGAATGCATTGGTGACGCTGCCATGCCTCAAATTTGCAACAAACAGGAATGCCCAATCG ATGGTTGTCTTTCCAGTCCGTGCTTTCCTGGAACAAAGTGTACCAGCTCTCCAGACGGCTCCTTCACATGTGGAAAATGTCCTCTGGGCTACGCTGGTGATGGGGTTATATGCAAAGACATTGATGAATGCAAAGAAGTTCCGGATGCTTGCCACACTCACAATGGAATTCATCGTTGTGAGAACACTGAGCCGGGATACAACTGTCATCCTTGCCCTGCGCGTTTCTCTGGTCCTCAGCCCTACGGAAGAGGAGTGGAGCAGGCAACAGCTAATAAACAG GTTTGCACTCCTCGTAACCCTTGCAAAGATGGCAGCCATGACTGTCATAAAAATTCAGACTGCATCTACTTGGGCGTGTACTCCGAGTCCATGTTCCGCTGTGAGTGCAAGCCAGGATACGCTGGGAATGGCCGCATATGTGGAGAGGACAGTGACCTGGACGGATGGCCCAACACTGACCTACAGTGCGTGGCAAACGCCACGTATCATTGCAAAAAG GATAACTGCCCTAACCTTCCCAACTCTGGCCAGGAAGATCACGACAAAGATGGCCTGGGTGATGAATGTGACAACGATGATGACAATGATGGGATCCCCGATGTTAGA GACAACTGCCCTAAAGTTTACAACCCAGCCCAGTATGATGCAGACCGGGACGATGTTGGGGATCAGTGTGACAACTGTGTGTTTGAAGCCAACACAGACCAAACAGACACTGACAACAACGGAGAGGGCGATGCCTGTGCTATTGACATAGATGGTGATG gGATTCTGAATGAGAATGACAACTGCCCGTATGTTTACAACGTGGACCAGAGAGACACTGACAGGGACGGGGTGGGAGATCACTGCGATAACTGCCCCCTGGAACACAATCCAGATCAG GTTGATTCTGACTCAGATCGTGTGGGAGATAAGTGCGACAACAACCAGGACATTGACGAAGATGGTCACCAGAACAACATGGACAACTGCCCGTACATTGCTAATGCCAACCAGGCTGACCATGACAAGGATGGCAAAGGTGATGCCTGCGACCATGATGATGACAATGATGGCATCCCAGATGACAAGGATAACTGCAGGCTGGCCTTTAACCCCGATCAACTGGACTCAGATA ATGATGGGCGTGGTGATGTGTGCAAAGATGATTTTGACCAAGACAGTGTTCTGGACATCCACGATGTGTGCCCCGAGAACTTTGCAATCAGTGAAACTGACTTCCGCAGGTTCCAGATGGTTCCTCTCGATCCCAAAGGCACTTCTCAGATTGACCCTAACTGGGTGGTGAGGCACCAAGGCAAGGAGCTGGTACAGACTGTCAACTGTGACCCAGGCATCGCTGTTG GTTATGATGAGTTCAGCGCCGTGGATTTTGGCGGGACCTTCTTCGTGAATACAGACAGAGATGACGACTATGCAGGGTTCGTGTTTGGCTACCAGTCCAGTTCCCGCTTCTACACCGTGATGTGGAAACAAATCACACAAACGTACTGGTCCCACACTCCCACAAGAGCGCAGGGATACTCTGGCCTGTCAATCAAAGTAGTCAACTCCACCACAGGACCTGGTGAGCATCTGAGGAATGCACTGTGGCACACCGGAGACACCCCCGGACAG gtGCGCACTTTGTGGCATGACCCCAAGAACATTGGCTGGAAGGACTTTACTGCCTACAGATGGCATCTGACCCACAGACCTAAGACCGGGCTTATTAG AGTAACCATGTACGAGGGAAAAAGAATCATGGCTGATTCTGGAAACATCTACGACAAGACATATGCCGGCGGGCGGCTTGGCTTGTATGTCTTCTCTCAAGAAATGGTTTACTTCTCAGACCTCAAATATGAATGTAGAGGTAAGCAAAGGCTACCCAATTGCGCACTTCAAATGCGATTTGTCATCACACGAGCCTTCATTATTGATCATGTTTTTTCCGTGTTTACTTTCAGATACATAAGGCGTGAGGAAGAATATTCCAGTTCAAACGGGACATGA
- the thbs1 gene encoding thrombospondin-1 isoform X2: MMLCGIFLLFMLWSSDGARLAESRDDNSVYDLFELARINKRNHGVSLVKGADPYSPAYKILNADLIPQVPDGSFRDLLDSIQAERGFLLLLNLKQYKRSRGTMLSIEKTDGSGPVFEIISNGKANTLDVVYATENQQQVVSIEDADLATGHWKNITLFVQEDRAQLYVGCEEINVSEMDAPIQTVLSREVADIARLRIGKGSARDKFMGVLQNVHFVFGTSLDAILRNKGCQSGATLTDVMRLDNPVNGSSPAIRTDYTGHKSKDLQTVCGFSCEDITSMFKELRGLNVIVKQLSNELEKVSTESQLLKNQINIHRGVCLHNGIVHNDKDEWTVDDCTECTCQNSATVCRKISCPLIPCANATVPDGECCPRCGTPSDYAEDGWSPWSEWTHCSTTCGRGIQQRGRSCDRINSKCEGTSVQTRDCYLQECDKRFKQDGGWSHWSPWSSCSVTCGEGVMTQIRLCNSPTPQMGGTDCQGKGRQTKTCKKSACPINGGWGPWSPWDTCSVTCGGGIQTRKRLCNDPVPKYGGKECIGDAAMPQICNKQECPIDGCLSSPCFPGTKCTSSPDGSFTCGKCPLGYAGDGVICKDIDECKEVPDACHTHNGIHRCENTEPGYNCHPCPARFSGPQPYGRGVEQATANKQVCTPRNPCKDGSHDCHKNSDCIYLGVYSESMFRCECKPGYAGNGRICGEDSDLDGWPNTDLQCVANATYHCKKDNCPNLPNSGQEDHDKDGLGDECDNDDDNDGIPDVRDNCPKVYNPAQYDADRDDVGDQCDNCVFEANTDQTDTDNNGEGDACAIDIDGDGILNENDNCPYVYNVDQRDTDRDGVGDHCDNCPLEHNPDQVDSDSDRVGDKCDNNQDIDEDGHQNNMDNCPYIANANQADHDKDGKGDACDHDDDNDGIPDDKDNCRLAFNPDQLDSDNDGRGDVCKDDFDQDSVLDIHDVCPENFAISETDFRRFQMVPLDPKGTSQIDPNWVVRHQGKELVQTVNCDPGIAVGYDEFSAVDFGGTFFVNTDRDDDYAGFVFGYQSSSRFYTVMWKQITQTYWSHTPTRAQGYSGLSIKVVNSTTGPGEHLRNALWHTGDTPGQVRTLWHDPKNIGWKDFTAYRWHLTHRPKTGLIRVTMYEGKRIMADSGNIYDKTYAGGRLGLYVFSQEMVYFSDLKYECRDT, from the exons ATGATGCTGTGTGGCATCTTTCTGTTGTTCATGCTGTGGAGCAGTGATGGAGCGAGGCTGGCAG AAAGTCGGGATGATAACAGCGTCTATGACTTATTTGAGCTGGCTCGGATTAATAAAAGAAACCATGGAGTGAGTTTGGTCAAAGGAGCGGATCCTTACAGCCCCGCATACAAAATCCTGAACGCGGACCTGATCCCCCAAGTCCCCGATGGTTCCTTCAGGGACCTCCTCGACTCCatccaggctgagagaggcttcctcctgctgctcaaCCTGAAGCAGTACAAGCGATCCCGGGGCACGATGCTCAGCATCGAGAAGACCGACGGATCCGGACCCGTTTTCGAGATCATCTCCAACGGAAAGGCCAACACCCTGGATGTGGTGTACGCCACCGAGAACCAGCAACAGGTGGTGTCCATCGAGGACGCGGACCTGGCCACAGGGCATTGGAAGAACATCACGCTGTTCGTGCAGGAGGACAGGGCGCAGCTGTACGTGGGCTGTGAGGAGATCAACGTGTCGGAGATGGACGCGCCAATCCAGACGGTGCTGTCCCGGGAGGTGGCTGACATAGCTCGACTAAGGATCGGAAAGGGGTCAGCAAGAGATAAATTCATG GGAGTGCTCCAGAATGTGCACTTTGTCTTTGGTACCTCTCTGGATGCAATACTGAGAAATAAGGGCTGCCAAAGTGGGG CAACTTTAACCGATGTCATGAGACTGGACAACCCAGTCAATGGCTCTAGCCCTGCCATCAGGACCGACTACACAGGTCACAAATCCAAAG ACTTGCAGACTGTCTGCGGGTTTTCTTGTGAGGACATCACCAGCATGTTCAAGGAGCTCAGGGGACTCAATGTGATTGTCAAACAGCTGTCGAACGAGCTCGAAAAAGTG TCCACAGAAAGCCAGCTCCTGAAAAATCAAATTAACATCCACAGAGGAGTCTGCCTCCATAATGGCATTGTACACAACGACAAAGATGAGTGGACAGTGGACGACTGCACAGAGTGTACCTGTCAG AACTCTGCTACTGTGTGCCGTAAAATCTCCTGCCCTCTGATCCCGTGTGCTAATGCCACCGTGCCTGATGGCGAATGTTGTCCTCGCTGTGGAACAc CGAGTGATTATGCAGAAGATGGCTGGTCCCCCTGGTCTGAATGGACCCATTGCTCCACCACCTGCGGGCGTGGCATCCAACAGCGCGGACGGTCATGTGACCGCATCAACAGCAAGTGTGAGGGTACCTCTGTCCAGACCCGGGACTGCTACCTGCAGGAATGTGACAAGCGCT TCAAACAGGATGGAGGATGGAGCCACTGGTCACCCTGGTCTTCATGCTCTGTGACCTGTGGCGAGGGAGTCATGACCCAAATCCGCCTCTGCAACTCCCCCACACCACAGATGGGAGGAACGGACTGCCAGGGAAAGGGACGTCAGACCAAAACTTGCAAGAAGTCCGCCTGTCCTA TTAATGGAGGTTGGGGACCTTGGTCACCATGGGACACCTGCTCTGTCACCTGTGGAGGAGGAATCCAAACTCGAAAACGCCTCTGCAATGATCCTGTGCCCAAATATGGTGGAAAAGAATGCATTGGTGACGCTGCCATGCCTCAAATTTGCAACAAACAGGAATGCCCAATCG ATGGTTGTCTTTCCAGTCCGTGCTTTCCTGGAACAAAGTGTACCAGCTCTCCAGACGGCTCCTTCACATGTGGAAAATGTCCTCTGGGCTACGCTGGTGATGGGGTTATATGCAAAGACATTGATGAATGCAAAGAAGTTCCGGATGCTTGCCACACTCACAATGGAATTCATCGTTGTGAGAACACTGAGCCGGGATACAACTGTCATCCTTGCCCTGCGCGTTTCTCTGGTCCTCAGCCCTACGGAAGAGGAGTGGAGCAGGCAACAGCTAATAAACAG GTTTGCACTCCTCGTAACCCTTGCAAAGATGGCAGCCATGACTGTCATAAAAATTCAGACTGCATCTACTTGGGCGTGTACTCCGAGTCCATGTTCCGCTGTGAGTGCAAGCCAGGATACGCTGGGAATGGCCGCATATGTGGAGAGGACAGTGACCTGGACGGATGGCCCAACACTGACCTACAGTGCGTGGCAAACGCCACGTATCATTGCAAAAAG GATAACTGCCCTAACCTTCCCAACTCTGGCCAGGAAGATCACGACAAAGATGGCCTGGGTGATGAATGTGACAACGATGATGACAATGATGGGATCCCCGATGTTAGA GACAACTGCCCTAAAGTTTACAACCCAGCCCAGTATGATGCAGACCGGGACGATGTTGGGGATCAGTGTGACAACTGTGTGTTTGAAGCCAACACAGACCAAACAGACACTGACAACAACGGAGAGGGCGATGCCTGTGCTATTGACATAGATGGTGATG gGATTCTGAATGAGAATGACAACTGCCCGTATGTTTACAACGTGGACCAGAGAGACACTGACAGGGACGGGGTGGGAGATCACTGCGATAACTGCCCCCTGGAACACAATCCAGATCAG GTTGATTCTGACTCAGATCGTGTGGGAGATAAGTGCGACAACAACCAGGACATTGACGAAGATGGTCACCAGAACAACATGGACAACTGCCCGTACATTGCTAATGCCAACCAGGCTGACCATGACAAGGATGGCAAAGGTGATGCCTGCGACCATGATGATGACAATGATGGCATCCCAGATGACAAGGATAACTGCAGGCTGGCCTTTAACCCCGATCAACTGGACTCAGATA ATGATGGGCGTGGTGATGTGTGCAAAGATGATTTTGACCAAGACAGTGTTCTGGACATCCACGATGTGTGCCCCGAGAACTTTGCAATCAGTGAAACTGACTTCCGCAGGTTCCAGATGGTTCCTCTCGATCCCAAAGGCACTTCTCAGATTGACCCTAACTGGGTGGTGAGGCACCAAGGCAAGGAGCTGGTACAGACTGTCAACTGTGACCCAGGCATCGCTGTTG GTTATGATGAGTTCAGCGCCGTGGATTTTGGCGGGACCTTCTTCGTGAATACAGACAGAGATGACGACTATGCAGGGTTCGTGTTTGGCTACCAGTCCAGTTCCCGCTTCTACACCGTGATGTGGAAACAAATCACACAAACGTACTGGTCCCACACTCCCACAAGAGCGCAGGGATACTCTGGCCTGTCAATCAAAGTAGTCAACTCCACCACAGGACCTGGTGAGCATCTGAGGAATGCACTGTGGCACACCGGAGACACCCCCGGACAG gtGCGCACTTTGTGGCATGACCCCAAGAACATTGGCTGGAAGGACTTTACTGCCTACAGATGGCATCTGACCCACAGACCTAAGACCGGGCTTATTAG AGTAACCATGTACGAGGGAAAAAGAATCATGGCTGATTCTGGAAACATCTACGACAAGACATATGCCGGCGGGCGGCTTGGCTTGTATGTCTTCTCTCAAGAAATGGTTTACTTCTCAGACCTCAAATATGAATGTAGAG ATACATAA